The following proteins come from a genomic window of Hymenobacter canadensis:
- the rlmF gene encoding 23S rRNA (adenine(1618)-N(6))-methyltransferase RlmF codes for MHPRNPHADRYDFPQLIAASPALAPFVARNQYGDETIDFANPAAVKALNQALLKQFYGVQLWDIPAGYLCPPIPGRADYLHHAADLLAALHGGTVPRGKQVHVLDIGIGANCVYPIVGTHDYGWRFVGSDIDTVALKSAKMLVAANQSLSGRVEVRQQTHANYIFDGIVKIREEFDLTVCNPPFHASEEEALAANQRKTRNLGQPRTAEPVLNFGGRNTELWYTGGEEAFVRNLVEQSVPLGPRVLWFSTLISKKETLPSIYHFLKKVGALEVKTIDMTHGQKATRFVAWTFQTPEQQQAWAARRWK; via the coding sequence TTGCATCCTCGCAACCCCCACGCCGACCGCTACGATTTCCCGCAGCTCATTGCCGCCAGCCCGGCGCTGGCCCCCTTTGTAGCGCGCAACCAGTACGGCGACGAAACCATCGACTTCGCCAATCCGGCTGCGGTGAAAGCTCTCAACCAGGCCCTGCTGAAGCAGTTCTATGGCGTTCAGCTCTGGGACATTCCGGCCGGCTACCTGTGCCCGCCCATCCCGGGCCGCGCCGACTACCTGCACCACGCCGCCGACCTGCTGGCGGCCCTGCACGGCGGCACCGTGCCGCGCGGCAAGCAGGTGCACGTGCTCGACATTGGCATCGGGGCTAACTGCGTGTACCCCATCGTCGGCACCCACGACTACGGCTGGCGCTTCGTTGGCTCCGACATTGATACGGTGGCCCTGAAATCGGCCAAGATGCTGGTGGCGGCTAATCAGTCCTTGTCCGGCCGGGTGGAAGTGCGCCAGCAGACCCACGCCAACTACATCTTCGACGGCATCGTGAAGATCCGGGAGGAGTTTGACCTGACAGTGTGCAATCCGCCGTTCCACGCTTCGGAAGAAGAGGCGCTGGCGGCCAATCAGCGCAAAACCCGCAACTTGGGCCAGCCGCGCACGGCCGAGCCGGTGCTCAACTTCGGCGGCCGCAACACGGAGCTCTGGTACACGGGCGGCGAAGAAGCCTTCGTGCGCAACCTGGTGGAGCAGAGCGTGCCGCTGGGGCCGCGGGTGCTGTGGTTCAGCACGCTCATCTCCAAAAAGGAAACCCTGCCCAGCATCTACCACTTCCTCAAAAAAGTGGGGGCTTTGGAAGTGAAAACCATCGACATGACCCACGGCCAAAAGGCCACCCGCTTCGTAGCCTGGACCTTCCAAACGCCCGAGCAGCAGCAGGCCTGGGCCGCGCGGCGCTGGAAATAA
- a CDS encoding Brp/Blh family beta-carotene 15,15'-dioxygenase, translated as MASFSAAATSWPPRYYSYAAVLVLIGLGRLFPAQVGLVLGLPLAVGMVGLGVAHGACDQLVVPATTPAANSLRTWRYWVQFLAGYLGLAAVAGLFWWQWPAATVALFFLLTMWHWGSADAPAPTQVPVVGWLSHSLLRGMLLFAVPAVWWPTETASIINDLLRFTGAAPVPLPTFGAVANTLGILVAAGHVLLWLWYAVGGRRDLLWRELTELLVLALLLLLLPPRWSVVVYFVFWHSLQHVLRLTGWLGYGSGPPVARRALLPQLMFFLRRAAPLLLISCAALLVLGRLLASHLPDAPAWFSLALVVASIVTLPHALLVTLVMDAPQRLRATAHSSA; from the coding sequence ATGGCCTCCTTCAGTGCAGCGGCGACCAGCTGGCCCCCGCGCTATTATTCCTACGCTGCTGTTCTGGTTCTTATTGGGCTGGGGCGGCTGTTTCCGGCCCAAGTTGGGCTGGTGCTGGGCCTGCCGCTGGCGGTGGGCATGGTAGGCCTGGGCGTGGCCCACGGCGCCTGCGACCAGCTGGTAGTACCCGCCACCACTCCGGCGGCCAACAGCCTGCGCACCTGGCGCTACTGGGTGCAGTTTCTGGCTGGCTATCTGGGGCTGGCGGCCGTGGCAGGCCTGTTCTGGTGGCAATGGCCCGCTGCCACGGTGGCGTTGTTTTTCCTGCTGACCATGTGGCACTGGGGGTCGGCCGACGCGCCGGCGCCTACTCAGGTGCCCGTAGTGGGTTGGCTGAGCCACAGCCTGCTGCGCGGAATGCTGCTCTTTGCGGTGCCTGCCGTCTGGTGGCCCACCGAAACGGCCAGCATCATCAACGATTTGCTCCGCTTTACCGGGGCGGCCCCTGTGCCGCTGCCCACATTTGGGGCGGTAGCCAACACTTTGGGGATACTGGTGGCAGCCGGCCACGTACTGCTCTGGCTCTGGTATGCCGTGGGCGGGCGCCGGGATCTGCTGTGGCGCGAGCTGACTGAGCTGCTGGTACTAGCGCTGCTACTACTGCTGCTGCCGCCACGCTGGTCGGTGGTGGTGTACTTTGTGTTCTGGCACAGCCTGCAGCACGTGCTGCGCCTGACCGGATGGTTAGGCTATGGGAGTGGCCCACCGGTTGCCCGCCGGGCCCTGCTGCCGCAGCTCATGTTTTTCCTGCGCCGCGCTGCGCCTCTGCTGCTAATCAGCTGCGCCGCGCTGCTGGTCCTGGGCCGCCTGCTGGCCAGCCACCTGCCCGATGCGCCGGCCTGGTTTAGCCTGGCGCTGGTGGTAGCGTCCATCGTTACGCTGCCCCACGCCCTGCTCGTGACGCTGGTAATGGATGCGCCTCAGCGGCTTCGCGCAACCGCCCACTCCTCCGCCTGA
- the murB gene encoding UDP-N-acetylmuramate dehydrogenase: protein MNSAPVLEHQVSLRPYNTFGLDVKARLFARFSTVDELRALLAMPEVQAAEKLVLGGGSNLLFTQDFDGVVLKNEIRGLEIVQQNDDSALVRSGAGESWHGLVQYALDQDLSGLENLSLIPGTVGAAPLQNIGAYGAELKDTFEQLEALETATGQLRTFSAQECGFGYRESVFKGPLKNQFIVTGVLLRLHRRAQPNVRYGDIRTTLQDMGVADEPTPRQVSEAVSSIRRSKLPDPAQIGNAGSFFKNPEISQARFDDLKARYDGLPGYPVPGGVKVPAGWLIEQCGWKGLRRGPHGVHDRQALVLVNHGGAQGQDIRDLAYEIIASVREKFGIELHPEVNIM from the coding sequence ATGAACTCAGCTCCCGTCCTCGAACACCAGGTTTCGCTTCGCCCCTACAACACGTTTGGCCTCGACGTAAAAGCGCGCCTTTTTGCCCGCTTTAGCACGGTGGACGAGTTGCGCGCTTTGCTGGCAATGCCCGAGGTGCAGGCTGCCGAGAAGCTGGTACTGGGCGGCGGCTCCAACCTGCTCTTCACCCAGGATTTCGACGGCGTGGTGCTCAAAAACGAAATCCGCGGCCTGGAAATCGTGCAGCAGAATGACGACAGCGCCCTGGTGCGGTCCGGGGCCGGCGAAAGCTGGCACGGCCTCGTGCAGTACGCCCTCGACCAGGATTTGAGCGGCCTCGAAAACCTGTCGTTAATTCCGGGCACGGTGGGAGCCGCGCCGCTGCAGAACATCGGGGCCTATGGGGCCGAGCTGAAGGACACGTTTGAGCAGCTGGAAGCGCTGGAAACGGCTACCGGCCAGCTACGCACGTTTTCGGCCCAGGAGTGCGGCTTCGGCTACCGCGAGAGTGTGTTCAAGGGCCCGCTCAAAAACCAGTTTATCGTGACGGGGGTGCTGCTGCGCCTGCATCGCCGCGCCCAGCCCAACGTGCGCTACGGCGACATCCGGACCACGCTGCAGGACATGGGCGTGGCCGATGAGCCCACCCCGCGCCAAGTGAGCGAGGCCGTGAGCAGCATCCGGCGCAGCAAGCTGCCCGACCCGGCTCAGATCGGCAACGCCGGCTCGTTCTTCAAGAACCCGGAAATCTCGCAGGCCCGCTTCGACGACCTGAAAGCCCGCTACGACGGGCTGCCCGGCTACCCCGTGCCCGGCGGCGTGAAAGTGCCGGCCGGCTGGCTGATCGAGCAGTGCGGCTGGAAAGGCCTGCGCCGCGGCCCCCACGGCGTGCACGACCGGCAGGCGCTGGTGCTCGTCAACCACGGCGGCGCGCAGGGCCAGGACATCCGCGACCTAGCCTACGAAATCATTGCCTCAGTCCGGGAAAAGTTCGGCATCGAGCTGCACCCGGAGGTAAATATTATGTAA
- a CDS encoding bacteriorhodopsin, with the protein MRIPVDDPVAFTFFTGYMAMAAAAVFFLFERSTVADKWKTSLLISGLITGIAAVHYYYMRDYYVSTNETPIALRYIDWTLTVPLMVVEFYLLVRAAGAKASLLWKLILAAVIMLVFGYIGEAFTDGSMGHSVLWGSLSTLGYVYILYSAWMGEVAQLAAASNSVAVQKGVRALAWFVLVGWAIYPIGYMAMPGGWLGPDGAGLLRPHDLDLLYNIADAINKIGFGLVVYGIARSESAVKVAPANTASVV; encoded by the coding sequence ATGCGTATCCCGGTTGATGACCCGGTGGCTTTCACCTTCTTCACGGGGTACATGGCCATGGCGGCGGCGGCGGTCTTTTTCCTGTTTGAGCGGAGTACCGTAGCCGACAAATGGAAGACCTCGCTGCTGATTTCAGGCCTGATTACGGGCATTGCGGCCGTGCATTACTACTACATGCGCGACTACTACGTCTCGACCAATGAAACACCCATTGCCCTACGCTACATCGACTGGACGCTCACTGTCCCGCTCATGGTAGTGGAGTTCTACCTGCTGGTGCGGGCGGCCGGGGCCAAAGCGTCCTTGCTCTGGAAGCTGATTCTGGCGGCCGTCATTATGCTGGTCTTCGGCTATATCGGCGAGGCCTTCACCGATGGCTCCATGGGCCACTCGGTGCTGTGGGGCTCCCTTTCTACGCTGGGCTACGTGTACATCCTGTACTCGGCCTGGATGGGCGAAGTGGCGCAGCTGGCGGCGGCCTCCAACTCGGTGGCCGTGCAGAAAGGCGTCCGGGCCCTGGCCTGGTTCGTGCTGGTGGGCTGGGCCATCTACCCCATCGGCTACATGGCCATGCCCGGCGGCTGGCTCGGCCCCGATGGTGCCGGCTTGCTCCGCCCTCACGACCTCGACCTGCTCTATAACATTGCCGATGCCATCAATAAAATCGGCTTCGGCCTGGTGGTATACGGCATTGCCCGCAGTGAGTCGGCGGTGAAGGTGGCCCCGGCCAACACAGCTTCCGTAGTGTAG
- a CDS encoding fibronectin type III domain-containing protein: protein MKILLLPALLVSALPPLQAQTSRTPSAGGALSTIQAARLAGPGATVTVRGIVSNGSELGQLRFVQDKQAGLATFSLNNPNFAALQLGDSVLLTGTLKNYSGLLEMDPVATVQKLAGGRRVPMLETTAAGAEALFTEANEGRLIRIKGLSSLTAPDGTPAEALKGNTNYLLDGQKTTPIRINIASTGETGLVGKTIPAGEYELLGMLSQFTNTGTGGYQLLPRRATDFVVGGGLPVIVGEPVPTAISRTGFTVQFSTRNAGTATVEYGKTNALGQKVQLTTPGTSHTVDLTGLEPGTVYYVRVSATNTVGTSAAPAVPMITDTKKRSSRQ, encoded by the coding sequence ATGAAGATTCTGCTACTTCCCGCTCTCTTGGTCAGTGCGTTGCCGCCATTGCAAGCCCAAACCAGCCGTACACCATCGGCGGGGGGGGCGCTCAGCACCATTCAGGCGGCGCGTTTGGCGGGGCCGGGTGCCACAGTCACCGTGCGCGGCATTGTCAGCAACGGCTCCGAGCTGGGGCAGCTGCGCTTTGTGCAGGACAAGCAGGCCGGCCTGGCCACCTTTTCGCTGAACAACCCCAACTTTGCCGCCCTGCAGCTCGGCGACAGTGTCCTGCTCACCGGCACGCTCAAAAACTACAGCGGCCTGCTGGAAATGGACCCCGTGGCCACGGTGCAGAAGCTGGCCGGCGGCCGCCGCGTGCCCATGCTCGAAACCACGGCCGCCGGAGCCGAGGCCCTCTTCACGGAGGCCAACGAAGGCCGCCTGATTCGCATCAAAGGCCTGAGCAGCCTCACGGCCCCCGATGGCACGCCCGCTGAAGCGCTGAAGGGCAACACCAACTACCTGCTCGACGGCCAGAAAACCACCCCCATTCGCATCAACATTGCCTCCACCGGCGAAACCGGGCTGGTCGGCAAAACCATACCCGCCGGCGAATACGAATTACTGGGCATGCTCAGCCAGTTCACCAACACCGGCACTGGCGGCTACCAGCTGCTGCCGCGCCGCGCCACCGATTTTGTAGTGGGCGGCGGCCTGCCGGTTATCGTGGGCGAACCGGTGCCAACGGCCATCAGCCGCACCGGCTTCACGGTTCAATTCTCCACCCGCAACGCCGGCACTGCCACCGTGGAATACGGCAAAACCAACGCCCTGGGCCAGAAAGTGCAGCTTACTACCCCCGGCACTTCGCACACCGTCGACCTTACCGGCTTGGAGCCCGGCACCGTGTACTACGTGCGGGTATCAGCCACCAACACCGTGGGCACCTCGGCCGCCCCGGCCGTGCCCATGATTACGGACACCAAAAAGCGCAGCAGCCGGCAGTAA
- a CDS encoding sugar MFS transporter, with protein MAAPVTSSTPLATTGTTRSYAGPMVLMTTLFFLFGAVTNFNDVLMPYLKDVCQLTDFQSTAVQSAFFGAYFLMSLPAGKLLERMGFKRGIVLGLLIMACGALLFVPAANSRTFGLFLLALSFLGAGITLLQVAANPYVSVLGPARTAASRVSIVGVANGLGGTISPLIGGLILFGGSAVLKAQLAQLPLEQRLTQEATLVKPLYLGLAVFLAVLAALFFLVRLPEVESLPADEEAAAAQAAAETGRRSALDFRHLALGVVAIFTYVGVEVGIGSFIIRYGESQNISQLSGFTQELVRGLSVATGWAAALFGNTPDPIDTSSGFTKAVGAVLVSSYWFGVMVGRIIGIPLLTRFDARKLLAGVCAAGTLFVLLSILSTGETALWLVVLCGLCNAIIWPVVFPLAITGLGRFTKQGSSYLIMAIVGGAIIPPLMGLLATHGGGIRVAFVLPALCYAYLLFYALNGYRVR; from the coding sequence ATGGCTGCTCCCGTTACGTCCTCCACCCCGCTTGCCACCACCGGCACCACCCGCTCCTACGCAGGCCCGATGGTGCTGATGACCACCCTATTCTTCCTGTTCGGGGCCGTCACCAACTTCAACGACGTGCTCATGCCCTACCTTAAGGACGTGTGCCAGCTCACCGACTTCCAGTCCACGGCCGTGCAGTCGGCCTTTTTTGGGGCGTATTTCCTGATGTCGTTGCCGGCGGGCAAGCTGCTGGAGCGGATGGGTTTCAAGCGCGGCATTGTGCTGGGGCTGCTGATTATGGCCTGCGGAGCGCTGCTGTTTGTGCCGGCTGCCAATTCGCGCACGTTCGGCCTGTTTCTGCTGGCCTTGAGCTTCCTGGGCGCCGGCATCACGCTGCTGCAGGTGGCGGCCAACCCCTACGTATCGGTGCTGGGGCCGGCGCGCACGGCGGCCAGCCGGGTAAGCATCGTGGGCGTGGCCAACGGACTGGGCGGCACCATCTCGCCGCTCATTGGCGGGTTGATTCTGTTCGGTGGCTCGGCCGTGCTGAAGGCCCAGCTGGCGCAGCTGCCGCTGGAGCAGCGCCTCACCCAGGAAGCCACGTTGGTAAAGCCCCTGTATCTGGGGCTGGCCGTGTTTCTGGCGGTGCTGGCGGCGCTGTTTTTCCTGGTGCGCCTGCCCGAGGTAGAGAGCCTGCCCGCCGATGAGGAAGCCGCCGCCGCGCAGGCCGCCGCCGAAACCGGCCGCCGCTCCGCCCTCGATTTCCGCCACCTGGCTCTGGGCGTGGTGGCCATTTTCACCTACGTGGGCGTGGAAGTTGGCATTGGCTCGTTTATCATCCGCTACGGCGAAAGCCAGAACATCAGCCAGCTTAGCGGCTTCACGCAGGAGCTGGTGCGCGGCCTGAGCGTGGCCACCGGCTGGGCCGCCGCCCTGTTCGGCAACACCCCCGACCCGATTGATACCAGCAGTGGCTTCACCAAGGCCGTGGGTGCGGTGCTGGTGTCGTCTTATTGGTTTGGGGTGATGGTGGGCCGCATCATCGGGATTCCGCTGCTCACCCGCTTCGATGCCCGCAAGCTGCTGGCGGGCGTGTGCGCCGCTGGCACGCTGTTCGTGCTGCTCTCCATCCTCAGCACCGGCGAAACCGCGCTGTGGCTGGTGGTGCTGTGCGGCCTCTGCAACGCCATTATCTGGCCCGTGGTGTTTCCGCTGGCCATTACGGGCCTCGGTAGGTTCACCAAGCAGGGCTCGTCGTACCTGATTATGGCCATTGTGGGCGGGGCCATCATTCCGCCGCTGATGGGCTTGCTGGCCACGCACGGCGGCGGCATCCGGGTGGCGTTTGTGTTGCCGGCCCTCTGCTACGCCTACTTGTTGTTCTATGCCCTCAACGGCTACCGGGTGCGGTAG
- a CDS encoding phospholipase D-like domain-containing protein has translation MKKFTLLALLCGMAAFRPAQAQTAVTIAAARAQAPAFNTSGATVTVRGIVTNGPELGAIRYIQDGTAGIGVYSTTLTTGIVPGDSIIVTGTLKDFRGLLELDPVSSLTVLAGNRPLPAPVQFPAGGFTAAYAEQYEGRLVQLTGATSINTATGSPITSFSSTTFRINNNAATVLYVNAASTGPAGLIGKPSPSGTFDAVGIMSQFTTTAPTPTAAGYQLLPRLYEDFRQGNTPNVLNTPFPTNITTSSFTVNFVTQNAGNTKLEYATSATGPFTAVTSAASTTSHSLAIAGLQPATVYFVKASSTNATGLSESRVVPMITASLSSGKMRSYFTGTVNNTLALPGNNALFLPSGAIADTLARYIGRATATLDISIYNWNSPTILAAVNAAQARGVRVRVIYEDDNANVSVPGLNTGVARIGRTQTGTGTIQGIMHNKFVIIDAENTNPNVPWVWTGSTNWTQAQLSTDRNNAIVIQDQALARVYKMEFEEMWGGSGAAAGAVKFGSRKTDNTPHYLNIGGKLVESWFSPTDNVNGRLIDAIRTADFDLHIATMLNTQIDIGRAIRDQVQLRNIAACTEVLNNDTSSVGSGAVLRTIRQAIGARGMVKNTSGIMHHKYAIIDAGASQSDPQVFVGSHNWSLSANTENDENTLIVHEPRIVNQYYQEFAARIAEQNRGVQVCNLVLSNKNATVQQSSVQVYPNPTRGQFAVRLATGKARTATITLRDATGRVVLNQTSALSGQDVAVDASQLPAGLYMVQIVTPEATQMSRVVVE, from the coding sequence ATGAAGAAATTTACTCTGCTGGCCTTGCTCTGTGGCATGGCTGCTTTCCGGCCTGCCCAGGCCCAGACGGCCGTTACGATTGCCGCGGCCCGGGCCCAGGCACCGGCCTTCAATACATCGGGCGCTACCGTCACAGTGCGTGGCATCGTCACGAACGGGCCTGAGCTGGGTGCTATTCGCTACATCCAGGACGGCACGGCCGGCATCGGGGTGTACTCGACTACGCTTACCACGGGCATCGTGCCCGGCGACTCCATCATCGTGACGGGCACGCTCAAGGACTTCCGCGGCTTGCTGGAACTGGACCCGGTGTCGTCGCTGACGGTGCTGGCTGGCAACCGGCCGCTGCCGGCGCCGGTACAGTTTCCGGCCGGTGGCTTCACTGCCGCCTATGCCGAGCAGTACGAAGGCCGCCTGGTACAGCTCACGGGGGCCACGTCCATCAACACCGCAACCGGCTCTCCTATCACGTCGTTCAGCAGCACCACGTTCCGCATCAACAACAACGCCGCCACGGTGCTGTATGTAAATGCCGCCTCCACCGGCCCGGCCGGCCTCATCGGCAAGCCCTCACCGAGCGGCACGTTTGATGCCGTGGGCATCATGAGCCAGTTCACAACCACGGCGCCAACCCCAACGGCTGCTGGCTACCAGCTGCTGCCGCGCCTCTACGAGGATTTCCGCCAGGGCAACACGCCCAACGTGTTGAATACGCCCTTCCCAACCAACATCACGACTTCAAGCTTCACGGTGAACTTTGTCACCCAGAACGCCGGCAACACCAAGCTGGAGTACGCCACCAGCGCCACCGGCCCGTTCACGGCCGTGACCAGCGCCGCCAGCACCACCAGCCACAGCCTGGCCATTGCGGGCCTGCAGCCGGCCACGGTATACTTCGTGAAAGCCAGCTCCACAAACGCCACCGGCCTGTCGGAGTCGCGCGTGGTGCCCATGATTACGGCTTCCCTCTCGTCGGGCAAGATGCGCAGCTACTTCACCGGCACGGTGAACAACACGCTGGCGCTGCCCGGCAACAACGCCCTGTTCCTGCCCAGCGGCGCCATTGCCGATACGCTGGCCCGCTACATCGGCCGCGCTACCGCCACGCTTGATATTTCCATCTATAACTGGAACAGCCCCACCATTCTGGCTGCGGTGAATGCCGCCCAGGCCCGCGGCGTACGGGTGCGCGTGATTTACGAAGACGACAATGCCAACGTGAGCGTACCGGGCCTGAACACCGGCGTGGCCCGCATCGGCCGTACCCAGACTGGCACCGGCACCATCCAAGGCATCATGCACAACAAGTTTGTGATTATTGATGCCGAAAATACTAACCCAAACGTGCCGTGGGTATGGACCGGCTCTACCAACTGGACCCAGGCGCAGCTTTCCACCGACCGCAACAACGCCATCGTCATTCAGGACCAAGCCCTGGCCCGGGTGTATAAGATGGAGTTCGAGGAAATGTGGGGCGGCAGCGGCGCCGCTGCGGGTGCCGTGAAGTTCGGCTCGCGCAAAACCGATAACACCCCGCACTACCTCAACATCGGCGGTAAGCTGGTGGAATCGTGGTTCTCGCCGACCGACAACGTGAACGGCCGCCTGATCGACGCCATCCGCACGGCCGACTTCGACCTGCACATTGCCACCATGCTCAACACGCAGATCGACATCGGGCGCGCCATCCGCGACCAGGTGCAGCTTCGCAACATTGCGGCCTGCACCGAGGTGCTCAACAACGACACCAGCTCCGTGGGCTCGGGCGCCGTGCTGCGTACCATCCGCCAGGCCATCGGGGCCCGCGGCATGGTGAAGAACACCAGCGGCATCATGCACCACAAATACGCCATCATTGATGCCGGCGCTTCGCAGTCGGACCCGCAGGTATTTGTGGGCTCGCACAACTGGAGCCTCTCGGCCAACACCGAGAACGACGAAAACACGCTCATCGTGCACGAGCCGCGCATCGTGAACCAGTACTACCAGGAGTTTGCGGCCCGCATTGCCGAGCAAAACCGTGGCGTGCAGGTCTGCAACCTGGTGCTGAGCAACAAGAACGCCACCGTGCAGCAAAGCAGCGTGCAGGTGTACCCCAACCCGACGCGCGGCCAGTTTGCCGTGCGCCTCGCCACCGGCAAAGCCCGCACCGCCACCATCACCCTGCGTGATGCCACCGGCCGCGTGGTGCTCAACCAAACCAGCGCCCTCTCCGGCCAGGATGTTGCAGTGGACGCCTCGCAACTGCCCGCCGGCCTCTACATGGTGCAGATCGTGACGCCCGAAGCCACGCAGATGAGCCGCGTGGTTGTGGAATAA
- a CDS encoding Pr6Pr family membrane protein: MQDSRRIFWPAIAGALLALTGLLAQFYVTFSSRQLPPLETVVRFFSYFTILTNTLVAGYFLVRSLAPGSRWGRWAARAEVGTALTVYILVVGVVYQAVLRGLVPLAGWGILVDNILHGLVPLYMLGFWLLLIAGQPVRWRTLPCWLLYPAAYLAYTLLRGPSAGFYPYPFVDVAALGYRPVLRNCLLVLVVMLAISVLLAAFSNWRHRRSLA; this comes from the coding sequence ATGCAAGATTCCCGTCGAATTTTCTGGCCGGCAATAGCCGGGGCGTTGCTGGCGCTAACGGGGCTGCTGGCGCAGTTCTACGTCACGTTCAGTAGCCGGCAGCTGCCGCCGCTGGAAACCGTCGTGCGCTTCTTCAGCTACTTCACCATCCTGACCAACACGCTCGTAGCCGGCTATTTTCTGGTGCGCAGCCTAGCACCGGGCTCCCGCTGGGGGCGCTGGGCGGCCCGGGCGGAGGTGGGTACGGCCCTCACGGTGTACATTCTGGTGGTGGGCGTGGTGTACCAGGCGGTGCTGCGCGGGCTGGTGCCGCTGGCCGGCTGGGGCATCCTCGTCGACAACATCCTCCACGGCCTCGTACCTTTGTACATGCTGGGCTTCTGGCTGCTGCTGATTGCCGGGCAGCCGGTGCGCTGGCGCACGTTGCCGTGCTGGCTGCTTTATCCGGCCGCTTACCTGGCGTACACGCTGCTGCGTGGGCCGTCCGCCGGCTTCTACCCGTATCCGTTCGTGGATGTGGCGGCGCTGGGCTACAGGCCGGTGCTGCGCAACTGCCTGCTGGTGCTGGTGGTCATGCTGGCTATTTCGGTGCTGCTGGCCGCGTTTTCCAACTGGCGGCACCGCCGCTCGTTGGCCTGA